One stretch of Thalassophryne amazonica chromosome 17, fThaAma1.1, whole genome shotgun sequence DNA includes these proteins:
- the brcc3 gene encoding lys-63-specific deubiquitinase BRCC36 encodes MAVSAVHLESDAFLVCMNHALSTEKEEVMGLCIGEVESSRIVHVHSVIILRRSDKRKDRVEISPEQLSAASTEAERLADLTGKPMRVVGWYHSHPHITVWPSHVDVRTQAMYQMLDQCFVGLIFSCFIEDKNTRTGRVLYTCFQSAQAQKANEYERVEVPVHVVPRHAIGKVCLESAVELPRILCQEEQDTYRKIHSLAHLDPVTKIHNGSVFTKNLCSQMSAVSGPLLQWLEDRLEQNRRSVQELQREKELLLQELGAL; translated from the coding sequence ATGGCGGTGAGCGCGGTGCACCTGGAGTCGGACGCCTTCCTGGTGTGTATGAACCACGCGCTGAGCACGGAGAAGGAGGAGGTGATGGGTCTGTGTATCggggaggtggagagcagccggATCGTCCACGTCCACTCCGTCATCATCCTCCGCCGCTCCGACAAGCGGAAGGACCGGGTGGAGATCTCCCCGGAGCAGCTGTCCGCCGCCTCCACCGAGGCTGAGCGTCTGGCTGATCTGACCGGGAAGCCGATGCGCGTGGTAGGCTGGTACCACTCGCACCCGCACATCACCGTGTGGCCCTCCCACGTGGACGTGCGCACCCAAGCCATGTACCAGATGCTGGACCAGTGCTTCGTCGGACTCATCTTCTCCTGCTTCATCGAGGACAAGAACACGCGCACGGGCCGTGTGCTCTACACCTGCTTCCAGTCGGCGCAGGCCCAGAAGGCCAACGAGTATGAGCGCGTGGAGGTCCCCGTGCACGTGGTGCCGCGTCACGCCATCGGCAAAGTGTGCCTGGAGTCGGCCGTGGAGCTGCCGCGGATTCTGTGCCAGGAGGAGCAGGACACCTACCGCAAGATCCACAGCCTGGCGCACCTGGACCCGGTCACCAAGATCCACAACGGCTCGGTGTTCACCAAGAACCTGTGCAGCCAGATGTCGGCGGTCAGCGGGCCGCTGCTGCAGTGGCTGGAGGACCGGCTGGAGCAGAACCGGCGCAGCGTCCAGGAGCTGCAGCGGgagaaggagctgctgctgcaggAGCTCGGCGCCCTGTGA
- the stbd1 gene encoding uncharacterized protein stbd1 isoform X2, with amino-acid sequence MTLKNGSVSLEKRLDLASLFCMISRHGPAVAVVVIAMVSVVAAFLIYRNVRSKRRKAKAADGASCAAQESAEEPLKSAETAGNSAPSTGVIDASEDVELKVRRRRAAASKCPLPPQGNIQDPDLSPLQSREQTTLPDTGEVVVSRVEDVGQRHASSKEEIDGGNQGVKDVTENQESVSERHQEADKVLEAPGSSFVFETNLQCATISVLKQTHSLNYDGQQDEATMERNLDKPVLHVEDLSISYSQSDSVETDYLPESKADTGYCSHEGFTPEADDELVDDQRNKVKIEILEPYPVEDLTVEMLQQYEEICVLSVAQQINAKFLMTACANTPDQWSNQSTQGDSLDDVLEDAHLDATDDYETVSVAESHHTILAPSVPLDVTDVAAGHDAELLAEQSSSPDLLFICEDQQSADLLQKQPVDVMTVTSVCAIGSYRDGPPEEMSHPDASSANAFDLSVAIVECDDAAPVMDNDYDVGRQEEAEDDYDVGRQEEAEDDYDVGRQEEAEDDYDVGRQEEAEDDYDVGRQEEAEDDYDVGRQEEAEDDYDVGRQEEAEDDYDVGRQEDVVVILSRGFDTSVVTPGSEWQDASCPHSQQVKAQSSRADDWSKSDVPVQSHFYQVSHYEDFAKNEDFFGHEVEDTYNRALDQSECDDATPVMDDDYVGQQEQVEDMVVILSRGFDTSVVTPGSEWQDASCPCSQQAEAQSSCVDDLRKSDVPTRSHFYQVSHYEDFAKNEDFFGHVVEDTYNRALDQFALHITTNIMSLNMPKPSSACEAAEVVSYKNTEISIMEATMDTNEWITDGSSQILPWMKVSVTESLRKTEHQHKSPETPKNVPPSCQALHGYVNVTFRIHYITYSPFQMLAVTGNQPELGSWQDSILLEPIADGYWVGTVSLPAEKCVEYKFVVVDKGEICRWEECSNRFLDTACGDNLLVHKWWGFL; translated from the exons ATGACGCTCAAAAACGGCTCTGTGTCTCTGGAGAAACGCCTGGACCTGGCGTCGTTGTTCTGTATGATTAGCAGGCACGGCCCCGCCGTGGCGGTGGTTGTCATCGCCATGGTCTCCGTGGTGGCGGCTTTCCTCATCTACCGGAACGTCAGGAGCAAGCGGAGAAAGGCCAAAGCCGCGGACGGAGCGAGCTGCGCGGCGCAGGAATCCGCGGAGGAGCCGCTGAAGAGTGCGGAGACAGCGGGCAACTCTGCGCCCTCTACAG GTGTGATTGATGCTTCAGAAGACGTGGAGCTGAAAGTTAGACGGCGCCGTGCTGCTGCCTCCAAATGTCCATTGCCTCCTCAGGGCAACATCCAGGATCCAGACTTAAGCCCGTTGCAATCGCGTGAGCAGACAACTCTACCAGACACCGGTGAAGTGGTTGTGTCGCGTGTGGAGGATGTCGGGCAGCGTCACGCTTCAAGCAAGGAGGAAATTGACGGTGGCAACCAGGGTGTCAAAGATGTGACTGAGAACCAGGAGTCTGTCAGTGAGCGCCACCAAGAGGCAGATAAG GTGTTGGAAGCACCTGGATCATCTTTTGTCTTTGAGACAAACCTGCAGTGTGCTACGATCAGTGTGCTCAAGCAAACCCATTCACTAAACTATGATGGACAACAAGATGAAGCCACAATGGAGAgaaatttagacaagcctgtccTTCATGTTGAAGACTTATCGATCTCTTATTCCCAGAGTGATTCTGTGGAGACAGATTACCTCCCAGAGAGTAAAGCTGACACTGGCTACTGCAGCCATGAAGGTTTCACTCCAGAAGCAGACGATGAGTTGGTAGACGACCAGCGTAACAAGGTTAAAATTGAAATATTGGAACCCTATCCAGTTGAAGATCTTACTGTTGAAATGCTACAACAGTATGAAGAGATTTGTGTTCTCTCTGTGGCTCAGCAGATAAATGCAAAATTCCTAATGACTGCGTGTGCGAACACTCCGGATCAGTGGAGCAATCAAAGTACACAAGGTGACAGCCTGGACGATGTCCTGGAAGATGCACATCTGGACGCTACTGATGATTATGAAACAGTTTCAGTGGCTGAATCCCATCACACTATCTTGGCTCCTTCTGTGCCTTTGGATGTGACTGATGTTGCTGCTGGTCATGATGCTGAACTGCTGGCAGAACAATCCTCTTCCCCTGACCTACTGTTCATCTGTGAAGATCAGCAAAGTGCTGACTTGCTACAAAAACAGCCTGTTGATGTGATGACTGTTACCTCAGTTTGTGCAATTGGTAGCTACCGTGATGGTCCACCTGAAGAAATGTCTCATCCTGATGCATCATCTGCAAATGCCTTTGATTTGAGTGTTGCCATAGTAGAATGTGATGATGCTGCACCAGTCATGGATAATGACTATGACGTGggccggcaggaggaggctgaagACGACTATGACGTGggccggcaggaggaggctgaagACGACTATGACGTGggccggcaggaggaggctgaagACGACTATGACGTGggccggcaggaggaggctgaagACGACTATGACGTGggccggcaggaggaggctgaagACGACTATGACGTGggccggcaggaggaggctgaagACGACTATGACGTGggccggcaggaggaggctgaagACGACTATGACGTGGGCCGGCAGGAGGATGTGGTTGTCATTTTATCACGTGGTTTTGACACTTCAGTTGTAACACCTGGCTCAGAATGGCAAGATGCCTCCTGTCCTCATTCACAACAAGTTAAGGCACAAAGCAGCCGTGCGGATGATTGGAGTAAATCAGATGTTCCGGTACAGTCACACTTCTACCAAGTTTCCCACTATGAGGATTTTGCCAAAAATGAGGATTTCTTTGGTCATGAGGTTGAGGACACTTACAACAGAGCACTTGACCAGTCAGAATGTGATGATGCTACACCAGTCATGGATGATGACTATGTAGGCCAACAGGAGCAGGTTGAGGATATGGTTGTCATTTTATCACGTGGTTTTGACACTTCAGTTGTAACACCTGGCTCAGAATGGCAAGATGCCTCCTGTCCTTGTTCACAACAAGCTGAGGCACAGAGCAGCTGTGTGGATGATTTGAGGAAATCGGACGTTCCGACACGATCACACTTCTACCAAGTTTCCCACTATGAGGATTTTGCCAAAAATGAAGATTTCTTTGGTCATGTGGTTGAGGACACTTACAACAGAGCACTTGACCAGTTTGCGCTGCACATCACCACAAATATCATGAGCTTAAATATGCCAAAACCATCAAGTGCTTGTGAGGCGGCGGAGGTGGTGAGTTACAAAAATACTGAGATCAGCATCATGGAGGCAACTATGGACACTAACGAGTGGATCACAGATGGTAGCAGCCAAATTCTACCCTGGATGAAAGTTTCTGTGACGGAGTCTCTCCGAAAAACTGAACACCAACACAAGTCACCTGAGACTCCAAAAAATGTTCCACCTTCATGCCAAG CTTTACACGGGTATGTCAATGTGACCTTCCGCATCCACTACATCACCTACTCACCGTTCCAGATGTTGGCCGTCACTGGGAACCAGCCGGAGCTGGGCAGCTGGCAGGATTCCATCCTGCTGGAGCCCATCGCTGATGGGTACTGGGTCGGCACCGTCAGCCTTCCTGCAGAGAAATGCGTGGAGTACAAATTTGTGGTGGTGGACAAAGGAGAGATCTGTCGCTGGGAGGAGTGCAGCAACAGGTTCTTGGACACAGCCTGTGGAGACAACCTGCTGGTACACAAGTGGTGGGGCTTCCTGTAA
- the stbd1 gene encoding uncharacterized protein stbd1 isoform X1, whose product MTLKNGSVSLEKRLDLASLFCMISRHGPAVAVVVIAMVSVVAAFLIYRNVRSKRRKAKAADGASCAAQESAEEPLKSAETAGNSAPSTGVIDASEDVELKVRRRRAAASKCPLPPQGNIQDPDLSPLQSREQTTLPDTGEVVVSRVEDVGQRHASSKEEIDGGNQGVKDVTENQESVSERHQEADKVLEAPGSSFVFETNLQCATISVLKQTHSLNYDGQQDEATMERNLDKPVLHVEDLSISYSQSDSVETDYLPESKADTGYCSHEGFTPEADDELVDDQRNKVKIEILEPYPVEDLTVEMLQQYEEICVLSVAQQINAKFLMTACANTPDQWSNQSTQGDSLDDVLEDAHLDATDDYETVSVAESHHTILAPSVPLDVTDVAAGHDAELLAEQSSSPDLLFICEDQQSADLLQKQPVDVMTVTSVCAIGSYRDGPPEEMSHPDASSANAFDLSVAIVECDDAAPVMDNDYDVGRQEEAEDDYDVGRQEEAEDDYDVGRQEEAEDDYDVGRQEEAEDDYDVGRQEEAEDDYDVGRQEEAEDDYDVGRQEEAEDDYDVGRQEDVVVILSRGFDTSVVTPGSEWQDASCPHSQQVKAQSSRADDWSKSDVPVQSHFYQVSHYEDFAKNEDFFGHEVEDTYNRALDQSECDDATPVMDDDYVGQQEQVEDMVVILSRGFDTSVVTPGSEWQDASCPCSQQAEAQSSCVDDLRKSDVPTRSHFYQVSHYEDFAKNEDFFGHVVEDTYNRALDQFALHITTNIMSLNMPKPSSACEAAEVVSYKNTEISIMEATMDTNEWITDGSSQILPWMKVSVTESLRKTEHQHKSPETPKNVPPSCQVTHASTFSLGKVPAVRPLHGYVNVTFRIHYITYSPFQMLAVTGNQPELGSWQDSILLEPIADGYWVGTVSLPAEKCVEYKFVVVDKGEICRWEECSNRFLDTACGDNLLVHKWWGFL is encoded by the exons ATGACGCTCAAAAACGGCTCTGTGTCTCTGGAGAAACGCCTGGACCTGGCGTCGTTGTTCTGTATGATTAGCAGGCACGGCCCCGCCGTGGCGGTGGTTGTCATCGCCATGGTCTCCGTGGTGGCGGCTTTCCTCATCTACCGGAACGTCAGGAGCAAGCGGAGAAAGGCCAAAGCCGCGGACGGAGCGAGCTGCGCGGCGCAGGAATCCGCGGAGGAGCCGCTGAAGAGTGCGGAGACAGCGGGCAACTCTGCGCCCTCTACAG GTGTGATTGATGCTTCAGAAGACGTGGAGCTGAAAGTTAGACGGCGCCGTGCTGCTGCCTCCAAATGTCCATTGCCTCCTCAGGGCAACATCCAGGATCCAGACTTAAGCCCGTTGCAATCGCGTGAGCAGACAACTCTACCAGACACCGGTGAAGTGGTTGTGTCGCGTGTGGAGGATGTCGGGCAGCGTCACGCTTCAAGCAAGGAGGAAATTGACGGTGGCAACCAGGGTGTCAAAGATGTGACTGAGAACCAGGAGTCTGTCAGTGAGCGCCACCAAGAGGCAGATAAG GTGTTGGAAGCACCTGGATCATCTTTTGTCTTTGAGACAAACCTGCAGTGTGCTACGATCAGTGTGCTCAAGCAAACCCATTCACTAAACTATGATGGACAACAAGATGAAGCCACAATGGAGAgaaatttagacaagcctgtccTTCATGTTGAAGACTTATCGATCTCTTATTCCCAGAGTGATTCTGTGGAGACAGATTACCTCCCAGAGAGTAAAGCTGACACTGGCTACTGCAGCCATGAAGGTTTCACTCCAGAAGCAGACGATGAGTTGGTAGACGACCAGCGTAACAAGGTTAAAATTGAAATATTGGAACCCTATCCAGTTGAAGATCTTACTGTTGAAATGCTACAACAGTATGAAGAGATTTGTGTTCTCTCTGTGGCTCAGCAGATAAATGCAAAATTCCTAATGACTGCGTGTGCGAACACTCCGGATCAGTGGAGCAATCAAAGTACACAAGGTGACAGCCTGGACGATGTCCTGGAAGATGCACATCTGGACGCTACTGATGATTATGAAACAGTTTCAGTGGCTGAATCCCATCACACTATCTTGGCTCCTTCTGTGCCTTTGGATGTGACTGATGTTGCTGCTGGTCATGATGCTGAACTGCTGGCAGAACAATCCTCTTCCCCTGACCTACTGTTCATCTGTGAAGATCAGCAAAGTGCTGACTTGCTACAAAAACAGCCTGTTGATGTGATGACTGTTACCTCAGTTTGTGCAATTGGTAGCTACCGTGATGGTCCACCTGAAGAAATGTCTCATCCTGATGCATCATCTGCAAATGCCTTTGATTTGAGTGTTGCCATAGTAGAATGTGATGATGCTGCACCAGTCATGGATAATGACTATGACGTGggccggcaggaggaggctgaagACGACTATGACGTGggccggcaggaggaggctgaagACGACTATGACGTGggccggcaggaggaggctgaagACGACTATGACGTGggccggcaggaggaggctgaagACGACTATGACGTGggccggcaggaggaggctgaagACGACTATGACGTGggccggcaggaggaggctgaagACGACTATGACGTGggccggcaggaggaggctgaagACGACTATGACGTGGGCCGGCAGGAGGATGTGGTTGTCATTTTATCACGTGGTTTTGACACTTCAGTTGTAACACCTGGCTCAGAATGGCAAGATGCCTCCTGTCCTCATTCACAACAAGTTAAGGCACAAAGCAGCCGTGCGGATGATTGGAGTAAATCAGATGTTCCGGTACAGTCACACTTCTACCAAGTTTCCCACTATGAGGATTTTGCCAAAAATGAGGATTTCTTTGGTCATGAGGTTGAGGACACTTACAACAGAGCACTTGACCAGTCAGAATGTGATGATGCTACACCAGTCATGGATGATGACTATGTAGGCCAACAGGAGCAGGTTGAGGATATGGTTGTCATTTTATCACGTGGTTTTGACACTTCAGTTGTAACACCTGGCTCAGAATGGCAAGATGCCTCCTGTCCTTGTTCACAACAAGCTGAGGCACAGAGCAGCTGTGTGGATGATTTGAGGAAATCGGACGTTCCGACACGATCACACTTCTACCAAGTTTCCCACTATGAGGATTTTGCCAAAAATGAAGATTTCTTTGGTCATGTGGTTGAGGACACTTACAACAGAGCACTTGACCAGTTTGCGCTGCACATCACCACAAATATCATGAGCTTAAATATGCCAAAACCATCAAGTGCTTGTGAGGCGGCGGAGGTGGTGAGTTACAAAAATACTGAGATCAGCATCATGGAGGCAACTATGGACACTAACGAGTGGATCACAGATGGTAGCAGCCAAATTCTACCCTGGATGAAAGTTTCTGTGACGGAGTCTCTCCGAAAAACTGAACACCAACACAAGTCACCTGAGACTCCAAAAAATGTTCCACCTTCATGCCAAGTCACACACGCCAGCACGTTCAGCTTGGGGAAAGTGCCGGCAGTCCGTCCTTTACACGGGTATGTCAATGTGACCTTCCGCATCCACTACATCACCTACTCACCGTTCCAGATGTTGGCCGTCACTGGGAACCAGCCGGAGCTGGGCAGCTGGCAGGATTCCATCCTGCTGGAGCCCATCGCTGATGGGTACTGGGTCGGCACCGTCAGCCTTCCTGCAGAGAAATGCGTGGAGTACAAATTTGTGGTGGTGGACAAAGGAGAGATCTGTCGCTGGGAGGAGTGCAGCAACAGGTTCTTGGACACAGCCTGTGGAGACAACCTGCTGGTACACAAGTGGTGGGGCTTCCTGTAA